Proteins encoded by one window of Rouxiella chamberiensis:
- a CDS encoding metallophosphoesterase translates to MMMTLSLTPEQQQALGKVSTLYTVPSVAQALHSSTTLRFGLIADPQYADAEPGTHHPRYYRNSLCKLDRAIAELNDHRLDFVVTLGDMVDRDWASFDAVLPLYENLRHPHAMVIGNHDAQVISEHLATRTPAIGLPKSYYQFSLPGYRFIVIDGNDLSLYCTAGNGEQRQQAQAMLNLLEQEKRPQAQPWNGAVGLRQLEWLENTLHHARLHHETVLVFGHYPLAPENRHNLWNCEQLVEMLCRYQVRAYFAGHDHEGNYARIGNTDFITLKGMVDGADRLPFARVEVKNGELTVNGYGPEISRVLPLETPINAY, encoded by the coding sequence ATGATGATGACCCTTTCACTCACCCCCGAACAGCAGCAGGCTCTGGGTAAAGTCAGTACGCTTTACACCGTTCCGTCTGTCGCGCAAGCCTTACACTCTTCCACCACGCTGCGCTTCGGGCTGATTGCCGACCCGCAATATGCCGATGCCGAGCCCGGCACGCATCATCCCCGTTATTACCGCAACAGTCTGTGTAAGCTCGACAGGGCTATCGCAGAACTCAACGATCACCGGCTTGATTTTGTCGTCACGCTAGGTGATATGGTCGATCGCGACTGGGCCAGTTTTGATGCCGTATTGCCGCTTTATGAAAATCTGCGCCATCCTCATGCGATGGTTATCGGCAATCACGATGCCCAGGTCATCAGCGAACACCTCGCCACACGGACTCCGGCCATCGGACTGCCGAAAAGCTATTACCAGTTCAGCCTGCCGGGCTATCGATTTATTGTGATCGACGGTAATGACCTGAGTCTTTACTGCACGGCAGGTAATGGCGAACAACGCCAGCAGGCGCAGGCCATGCTGAATCTGCTTGAGCAGGAAAAGCGTCCGCAGGCGCAGCCGTGGAATGGCGCGGTAGGACTGCGTCAGCTTGAATGGCTGGAAAATACGTTGCATCACGCACGCCTGCACCATGAAACCGTACTGGTGTTCGGACATTATCCGTTGGCACCCGAAAACAGGCATAACCTGTGGAACTGCGAGCAACTGGTCGAAATGCTCTGCCGCTATCAGGTCAGGGCCTATTTTGCGGGTCATGATCATGAGGGAAACTACGCCAGAATAGGCAACACGGATTTCATTACTCTCAAGGGAATGGTGGATGGGGCTGACCGCCTGCCATTTGCCAGAGTAGAAGTGAAAAACGGTGAGTTGACGGTAAACGGTTATGGACCCGAAATCAGCCGCGTTTTACCGCTTGAGACGCCGATTAACGCCTATTAA
- a CDS encoding tannase/feruloyl esterase family alpha/beta hydrolase: MILKRFNGLWRATAMVSMLMISGASFAAAQQDNSTQPVTNRTSSNVTAATQSAGIDLPVVKPVIQCAALAQNSLSAIGGAGSRVTSAKEVNYNGATFCQIDGELKPTIGFQVLLPKDSWIQRYMQIGCGGLCGTIGLQIGAAAGCTPLNANGFAIAATDMGHKMQEADFGNQPQKRVDFAYRSQHLTAQVAKQLIKAYYGQSPHYAYFNGCSDGGREALMEAQRFPQDFNGVIAGAAAMNFQVQNAVYHAWQALSNTGPDGKAVIVASRLPLIHKAVLAQCDAKDGQVDGLIADPQSCHFDPGVLRCKAGTQDTQQCLSAAEMETLQRLYDGPRDPQTGEKLTLSGPMPGSELAWAGVFVPEKADDPIFSQMIALSSLKYLNYVKNPSSAFSLKDVQFTKTAFAELAKLHPLYDATNPDLKAFKDAGGKLIIWHGWADPHISPLNSVAYHQAVGSVMGAANRDAFERLYVVPGMHHCSGGEGPSQLDLLTPMMNWVEKGQAPDAVITYQAAKEASTSFGQPGGGKPMQKGGADGKALGAPPKGMKPMAQGLKLETLAPNAASRPVYPYPDYAVYSGKGDVNAASSYVRKRLGTVPESYHWLGEDFYKPYKFMN; encoded by the coding sequence ATGATTTTAAAAAGATTTAATGGCTTGTGGCGGGCGACCGCGATGGTCTCGATGCTGATGATAAGCGGAGCGTCTTTCGCTGCTGCGCAACAAGATAACAGCACTCAACCTGTAACAAACCGTACTTCATCAAATGTAACTGCCGCCACACAGTCCGCCGGCATTGACTTGCCCGTGGTGAAACCGGTGATTCAATGTGCGGCATTGGCGCAAAACAGTCTCTCCGCTATCGGGGGCGCTGGCAGTCGCGTGACGTCGGCAAAGGAGGTCAACTACAATGGCGCGACCTTCTGCCAGATTGATGGCGAATTAAAGCCGACCATCGGGTTCCAGGTGCTGTTGCCGAAAGACAGCTGGATCCAGCGCTATATGCAGATTGGCTGCGGCGGTTTGTGCGGCACTATTGGTCTGCAAATTGGTGCGGCAGCCGGATGCACTCCGCTCAATGCCAACGGATTTGCCATAGCCGCAACCGACATGGGGCACAAGATGCAGGAAGCCGATTTCGGCAATCAGCCGCAAAAGCGTGTCGACTTCGCCTATCGCAGTCAGCATTTAACTGCGCAGGTCGCCAAACAGCTGATAAAGGCCTATTACGGCCAGTCACCCCACTATGCCTATTTCAACGGCTGTTCCGACGGTGGACGCGAAGCCTTGATGGAAGCACAGCGTTTTCCGCAGGATTTCAACGGCGTGATTGCCGGTGCGGCGGCGATGAACTTCCAGGTGCAGAATGCGGTCTATCATGCCTGGCAGGCACTCTCCAATACGGGTCCCGATGGCAAGGCGGTGATTGTGGCTTCACGTCTGCCGCTCATTCACAAGGCCGTACTGGCGCAGTGTGACGCAAAAGACGGGCAGGTCGATGGCCTGATTGCCGACCCGCAGAGTTGCCACTTTGATCCCGGGGTTTTGCGCTGCAAAGCCGGAACTCAGGATACGCAGCAATGCCTTTCCGCTGCCGAAATGGAGACGCTACAACGCCTTTATGACGGACCTCGAGATCCGCAGACGGGCGAGAAACTCACCCTAAGCGGCCCGATGCCGGGTTCCGAGCTGGCGTGGGCCGGGGTTTTTGTGCCCGAAAAGGCGGATGACCCGATTTTCAGCCAGATGATTGCGCTTTCTTCACTGAAATATCTGAACTACGTGAAAAATCCTTCCAGTGCATTCAGCCTCAAGGATGTGCAATTTACCAAAACGGCCTTTGCCGAACTGGCGAAACTGCATCCTTTATATGACGCCACCAATCCCGACCTGAAAGCGTTCAAAGACGCCGGAGGCAAGCTGATTATCTGGCATGGCTGGGCAGACCCGCATATCTCGCCGTTGAACTCCGTAGCCTATCATCAGGCTGTGGGCAGCGTAATGGGTGCCGCGAATCGCGATGCCTTCGAGCGCCTGTACGTGGTGCCGGGCATGCATCACTGCTCGGGTGGAGAGGGGCCGAGTCAGCTTGACTTGCTGACGCCGATGATGAACTGGGTCGAGAAGGGGCAGGCTCCGGATGCTGTCATTACCTATCAGGCGGCCAAAGAGGCGTCGACAAGCTTTGGTCAGCCGGGCGGCGGCAAGCCGATGCAAAAAGGCGGGGCAGACGGCAAAGCTTTGGGCGCGCCACCGAAGGGCATGAAGCCGATGGCGCAAGGCCTCAAGCTTGAAACGCTTGCGCCGAATGCGGCATCGCGACCGGTATATCCTTACCCTGATTACGCCGTTTACAGCGGCAAGGGCGATGTCAATGCCGCCTCGAGCTATGTGCGTAAACGTCTCGGCACCGTGCCGGAGAGCTATCACTGGCTGGGTGAAGATTTCTACAAGCCTTATAAATTCATGAATTAA
- a CDS encoding efflux RND transporter periplasmic adaptor subunit, translated as MPLRTLCVLTFLGLTACHDTPSSQEKPAPTQVGIVTLKARPFTYSSDLTGRTTATLTSSVLPQVGGIIQRRLFKEGDEVKAGQALYQIDPSSYRATYDQAAAALQSARALVIADCQKARRYSILVKEQGVSQQDAEDAAATCGEDKASVAEKTAALESDKINLDWTRVAAPISGRIGISTVTPGALVTADQTTALTTITALDSMYVDLTRSSVDLLELRKRALATNSNTLSVTLTLEDGSTYAEKGKLELTEVSVDEATGSVTLRAVFPNPQHLLLPGMFVHANVDEGVIENAVLAPQQAIIRDPKGNATAMVVDATNKVVLRNVVTATGSGQDYLIVSGLNSGDRVIVEGTTKVNAGDTVKPVETRLGNASTSTPAATDTKQGAA; from the coding sequence ATGCCATTACGCACTCTTTGTGTCTTGACCTTTTTGGGGTTGACCGCTTGCCACGACACCCCGTCCTCCCAGGAGAAACCCGCGCCGACGCAGGTGGGCATCGTAACCCTGAAAGCCCGGCCCTTTACCTATTCCAGTGACCTGACGGGGCGAACCACTGCCACCCTGACATCGAGCGTATTACCTCAGGTCGGCGGCATTATTCAGCGTCGCCTGTTCAAGGAAGGCGACGAGGTCAAGGCTGGTCAGGCGCTGTATCAAATCGACCCGTCCAGTTACAGGGCAACGTACGATCAGGCTGCGGCGGCGCTGCAAAGTGCCAGGGCGCTGGTGATTGCCGACTGCCAGAAAGCCCGTCGCTATTCGATACTGGTCAAGGAACAAGGCGTGTCGCAGCAGGATGCGGAAGACGCCGCTGCCACCTGCGGTGAAGACAAGGCCAGCGTCGCCGAGAAAACCGCCGCGCTCGAGTCCGACAAAATCAATCTCGACTGGACGCGCGTGGCAGCCCCTATTTCTGGCCGTATCGGCATCTCTACCGTGACGCCCGGCGCTCTGGTGACCGCCGATCAGACCACGGCGCTCACGACCATCACCGCCCTCGACAGCATGTATGTTGACCTTACCCGTTCGAGCGTCGACCTGCTGGAACTGCGTAAACGCGCCCTCGCCACCAACAGCAATACGCTCAGCGTGACATTGACGCTGGAAGACGGCTCTACTTACGCCGAAAAAGGCAAACTGGAGCTGACGGAAGTCTCTGTCGACGAAGCGACCGGTTCCGTGACGTTACGCGCCGTGTTCCCGAACCCGCAACACCTGCTGCTGCCCGGCATGTTTGTGCATGCCAATGTGGATGAAGGCGTGATCGAGAATGCCGTGCTCGCGCCGCAACAGGCGATTATTCGCGATCCCAAGGGCAACGCCACCGCGATGGTGGTCGATGCGACCAATAAAGTGGTGCTGAGAAATGTGGTGACCGCCACCGGTTCGGGACAGGATTATCTCATCGTCAGCGGCCTGAATTCCGGCGACCGCGTTATCGTCGAAGGCACCACCAAAGTGAATGCCGGGGATACGGTCAAACCGGTTGAAACCCGGCTGGGTAACGCGTCGACCTCCACGCCTGCCGCAACCGACACGAAACAAGGAGCCGCCTGA
- a CDS encoding NAD-dependent succinate-semialdehyde dehydrogenase — MTNSATAAPAGAFSRNPTNGEWVKQYPFATPAEVDAALQGTRDAFDAWKNSAMSDRVALLRNIAQGLRNNARALGEMMTLEMGKPITQALAEVEKSAKLCEWYADQGPAMLAPEPTLVENDKAWVNYLPLGPVLSVMPWNFPIWQVLRGAIPILLAGNSYLLKPAPNVMGCAYLLRDVVTEAGCPKGLFNVYNADNAAVAESIKDDRIAAITLTGSVRAGAAIAAMAGAALKKCVMELGGSDAFIVLADADIDAAVQGAIAGRFMNNGQICISAKRIIVEESVMAEFTEKFVAAVKALKIGDPRDESTYLGPMARFDLRDELDGQVKATLAEGATLLLGGEPISGEGNYYAPTVLGNVKPGMTSFKQELFGPVASLIVAKDAAEAVSMANDSEFGLGGSLWSRDLDAAKALAKQIYTGGMFINAPSFSDPRVPIGGVKKSGFGRELSHFGIREFTNPQTLWVEG, encoded by the coding sequence ATGACGAATTCAGCAACAGCAGCGCCAGCGGGCGCATTCTCCCGCAATCCGACCAATGGCGAATGGGTAAAACAGTATCCTTTCGCTACCCCGGCAGAGGTGGACGCCGCACTGCAAGGAACGCGCGATGCCTTTGACGCGTGGAAAAACAGCGCGATGAGCGATCGCGTCGCCTTGCTGCGCAACATCGCACAGGGTTTGAGAAACAATGCCCGTGCGCTGGGCGAGATGATGACGCTGGAGATGGGCAAACCTATCACTCAGGCGTTGGCCGAAGTCGAGAAGAGCGCCAAACTCTGTGAATGGTATGCCGATCAGGGTCCGGCGATGCTGGCACCCGAGCCGACGCTGGTTGAAAACGATAAAGCCTGGGTCAACTATTTGCCGCTGGGTCCCGTGTTGTCTGTGATGCCGTGGAACTTCCCGATTTGGCAGGTGCTGCGCGGTGCGATTCCTATCCTCCTCGCCGGTAACAGCTATCTGTTGAAACCTGCGCCAAATGTGATGGGTTGCGCCTATCTTTTGCGTGACGTTGTCACCGAGGCGGGCTGTCCTAAAGGGTTGTTCAACGTTTACAACGCCGATAACGCCGCGGTAGCCGAGAGCATCAAAGATGACCGCATAGCGGCCATTACGCTTACCGGCAGCGTGCGCGCAGGTGCGGCGATTGCGGCGATGGCCGGTGCCGCATTGAAAAAATGCGTGATGGAACTGGGCGGCTCCGATGCGTTTATCGTGTTGGCCGACGCCGATATCGATGCCGCCGTACAGGGCGCGATAGCGGGTCGATTCATGAATAATGGTCAGATTTGTATCTCTGCCAAACGTATTATCGTTGAAGAGTCTGTGATGGCCGAATTCACCGAAAAATTCGTGGCGGCGGTAAAAGCGTTGAAAATCGGCGATCCGCGTGACGAAAGCACCTACCTTGGCCCAATGGCGCGTTTTGACCTGCGCGATGAGCTGGACGGGCAGGTTAAGGCGACGCTGGCAGAAGGTGCGACGCTGTTGCTCGGCGGCGAGCCGATTTCAGGCGAGGGCAATTACTACGCGCCTACCGTGCTGGGCAACGTCAAGCCGGGAATGACCAGCTTCAAGCAAGAGTTATTCGGTCCCGTCGCCTCGCTGATTGTGGCCAAAGACGCCGCAGAAGCCGTCAGCATGGCCAACGATTCCGAGTTTGGTTTAGGCGGCAGCCTGTGGAGCCGTGACCTCGATGCGGCCAAGGCATTGGCCAAACAGATTTACACGGGCGGCATGTTCATCAACGCGCCAAGCTTCTCCGACCCACGCGTGCCTATCGGCGGTGTGAAGAAGAGTGGTTTCGGACGTGAACTGTCACACTTCGGGATCCGCGAGTTTACCAACCCGCAGACCCTGTGGGTTGAAGGGTAA
- a CDS encoding siderophore-interacting protein translates to MTDNTTTSRVQLIRHEIVRRTLDVVRVEDISPSFRRITLSGDSLDTFISASFDDHIKFFFDNGSDEPAKRDYTPRSYSNEKKELVVEFAMHGEGPANAWAENVKVGDIAKIAGPRGSRVIPMDYDWQLMFGDETAFPAISRRLEELPHAARVTVVALASNAQDRREFPTQAKAEIIWVETAEQLVEWAKAHQLAAGEGFVWCAAEASIIKALRAIFVDEKGHDVNAIRTSAYWKMRTAAFHEEVQ, encoded by the coding sequence ATGACCGACAACACAACCACTAGCCGCGTACAGCTTATCCGCCATGAAATCGTGCGCCGCACGCTGGACGTGGTCCGCGTTGAAGACATCAGCCCAAGTTTCAGGCGCATCACACTCTCCGGCGACTCTCTGGATACCTTCATCAGCGCGTCTTTCGACGATCACATCAAATTCTTCTTCGACAACGGGTCCGACGAACCGGCAAAGCGTGATTACACGCCACGAAGCTACAGCAACGAGAAAAAAGAGCTGGTGGTCGAATTTGCGATGCATGGCGAAGGTCCCGCCAATGCGTGGGCCGAAAACGTCAAAGTGGGTGATATCGCCAAAATCGCCGGGCCGCGCGGCTCTCGCGTGATCCCGATGGATTATGACTGGCAACTGATGTTTGGCGACGAAACCGCGTTTCCGGCCATCTCGCGCCGTCTTGAAGAGTTGCCGCACGCGGCGCGCGTCACCGTGGTGGCGCTGGCCAGCAATGCTCAGGATCGCCGGGAATTCCCGACGCAGGCCAAGGCAGAAATTATCTGGGTCGAGACTGCCGAACAGCTGGTCGAATGGGCCAAAGCTCATCAGCTTGCTGCGGGAGAAGGTTTTGTGTGGTGTGCGGCCGAGGCCTCAATCATCAAGGCGCTGCGCGCGATTTTCGTCGACGAGAAAGGCCACGACGTGAATGCCATCCGCACTTCCGCCTACTGGAAAATGCGCACCGCCGCATTCCACGAAGAAGTGCAATAA
- a CDS encoding MarR family winged helix-turn-helix transcriptional regulator, translating to MIMHRYRARQFEMLRDGHYDITHMEAKVLSYVGRFPGATQGDLSRFMERDKAQLARLIKGLRDKALLISDIDPQDRRSTRLTLTDEGAHIRNIMKCEGQRLTQLGISGLSDAEHQQLLSLVRRVYKNFDPETSDSPGDDATQVIKIL from the coding sequence ATGATTATGCATCGCTACCGCGCGAGGCAGTTTGAAATGCTGCGTGATGGCCACTATGACATCACCCATATGGAAGCCAAGGTGCTGAGTTACGTCGGCCGCTTTCCGGGCGCGACTCAGGGCGATTTGTCGCGCTTTATGGAACGCGACAAGGCGCAGTTGGCGCGGCTGATAAAAGGCCTGCGTGACAAGGCGTTGCTGATAAGCGATATCGATCCGCAGGACCGTCGCAGCACACGCCTGACCCTGACCGACGAGGGCGCACATATCCGAAATATCATGAAATGCGAAGGTCAGCGACTCACCCAGCTCGGCATTTCGGGCCTCAGCGACGCAGAACATCAACAATTGCTGAGTCTGGTTCGCCGCGTGTATAAAAACTTTGATCCCGAGACTTCCGACTCACCGGGAGACGACGCGACCCAGGTCATCAAGATTCTGTAA
- a CDS encoding methionine ABC transporter permease encodes MFETAITLDQFLAAMHDTLLMVSISLLLGSLLGIPLGILLVITRPGGLVHNRFFYRVINPIINVVRSLPFIILLISILPFTRLVVHTTIGTAGAIVPLIIYIAPYIARLVESSLLEINPGIIEAAKSMGATPLQAIWHFLLPEALASLVLALTTATIGLIGATAMAGTVGGGGIGDLAITYGYQRFDTFATVSTALVLIIVVQGLQSLGNVISRRLRRE; translated from the coding sequence ATGTTTGAAACCGCCATTACTCTGGACCAGTTTCTCGCCGCGATGCACGACACTCTGTTGATGGTCAGTATTTCGTTACTCCTTGGCTCGCTGCTCGGGATTCCACTTGGCATATTACTGGTCATTACCCGTCCGGGCGGCCTGGTGCATAACCGATTCTTTTATCGCGTCATCAATCCGATTATTAATGTCGTGCGTTCGCTGCCGTTTATTATTTTACTGATTTCCATTCTTCCCTTTACCCGCCTGGTAGTGCATACCACCATTGGCACAGCGGGCGCCATTGTTCCGCTGATTATTTATATTGCGCCGTATATTGCGCGACTGGTCGAGAGTTCATTACTGGAAATCAATCCCGGCATTATTGAAGCCGCCAAATCGATGGGCGCAACCCCGCTTCAGGCCATTTGGCATTTTCTGTTACCCGAAGCGCTGGCCTCTCTGGTTCTGGCGTTAACCACGGCGACCATTGGTCTGATTGGCGCGACGGCCATGGCCGGTACGGTGGGCGGCGGCGGGATAGGGGATTTGGCAATTACCTATGGCTATCAACGGTTTGACACCTTTGCGACTGTCTCGACCGCGTTGGTGCTCATTATTGTGGTGCAAGGCTTGCAGTCTTTGGGGAATGTTATTTCCCGGCGTCTTCGTCGCGAGTAA
- a CDS encoding methionine ABC transporter ATP-binding protein, which translates to MIELQDVDKIFQRKGKTTRALTHINLKIEQGDIYGIIGYSGAGKSTLVRLINALETPSSGNVIVKGNTISQFNARQLREMKKDIGMIFQGFNLLESKTVWKNVAIPLILAGKDKAFIDSRVNELLELVGLADRGGSYPAELSGGQKQRVGIARALATNPSILLCDEATSALDPQTTVQILMLLKRISLEFNVTLVLITHEMSVIQKICNKVAVMDNGSIVEHGNVLEVFGQPQHPTTLNFVRTLIRDSLPESIDRASDHDRHVRRYRLEFLGETAGQPVIYQMMKTFDIEFNILFASMSEVQDTVLGFMIIQLTGDGELLGNAIGFLQNSGVRVEELH; encoded by the coding sequence ATGATTGAACTTCAAGACGTTGATAAAATTTTTCAACGCAAAGGCAAAACCACCCGGGCACTCACTCATATCAATCTGAAAATCGAACAGGGCGATATTTACGGCATTATCGGCTACAGCGGCGCAGGTAAAAGCACGCTGGTCAGGCTTATCAATGCGCTGGAAACGCCCAGCTCGGGCAACGTGATTGTGAAGGGCAACACCATCAGTCAATTTAATGCCCGGCAATTAAGGGAGATGAAGAAAGACATCGGCATGATATTTCAGGGTTTCAATTTGCTGGAGTCTAAAACTGTCTGGAAAAATGTTGCCATTCCGCTGATTCTGGCCGGAAAGGATAAAGCCTTTATCGACAGCCGCGTCAACGAATTGCTGGAACTGGTCGGCCTCGCCGATCGCGGCGGCAGCTATCCTGCCGAGCTGTCGGGCGGGCAGAAACAGCGGGTCGGCATTGCGCGTGCGCTGGCGACGAATCCCTCCATTCTGCTTTGCGATGAAGCCACGTCGGCGCTGGATCCGCAAACGACGGTGCAAATCCTGATGCTGCTCAAGCGCATCAGCCTCGAGTTTAACGTCACGCTGGTCCTCATTACCCACGAGATGTCGGTGATTCAAAAAATCTGCAACAAGGTGGCGGTGATGGACAATGGCAGCATTGTCGAGCACGGCAATGTGCTTGAGGTGTTCGGCCAACCGCAGCATCCCACTACCCTGAATTTCGTGCGCACGCTTATTCGCGACAGCCTGCCGGAGAGTATCGACCGCGCATCGGATCATGACCGCCATGTCAGGCGCTATCGTCTGGAGTTTCTGGGGGAAACGGCAGGGCAGCCAGTGATATATCAGATGATGAAAACCTTTGATATCGAATTCAATATTCTGTTTGCCAGTATGTCGGAAGTGCAGGATACCGTGCTGGGCTTTATGATTATTCAGTTAACCGGCGACGGGGAGTTATTGGGGAATGCCATTGGTTTCCTGCAAAATTCCGGCGTGCGCGTCGAGGAGTTACACTAA
- a CDS encoding MetQ/NlpA family ABC transporter substrate-binding protein, with product MAASSAVHAADNNQKTITLGFNPGPYQEQFAKGVGPFLEAKGYKLVYKDFSDGIQVNNAVATGAIDGNIMQHPIYLQSINDRLGTDNIGIVQVPTPPMGLYSNKHKAGDKPQPGETISVPNQASNEYRAALLLQDLGWIKISPKSDPATFSQKDISENPYKLVFKEMDNAQQVRALPDVDYGAIQGNFAVSSGMKLNSALKLENPVKGFINVVTIAGKNKDAQFAKDIIAGYHSAEFKQYILSNAQYQGYLLPDYLK from the coding sequence ATGGCAGCGAGTTCTGCCGTTCATGCCGCGGACAATAATCAAAAAACCATTACGCTGGGCTTTAATCCGGGGCCTTATCAGGAGCAGTTTGCCAAAGGTGTCGGGCCGTTCCTCGAAGCAAAAGGGTACAAGCTGGTCTACAAGGATTTCAGCGACGGCATTCAGGTGAATAATGCAGTGGCGACCGGCGCGATTGACGGCAACATCATGCAGCATCCTATTTATCTGCAATCCATCAACGATCGTCTGGGCACAGACAATATCGGCATTGTTCAGGTTCCGACGCCGCCGATGGGACTCTATTCCAATAAACATAAAGCCGGTGATAAGCCGCAGCCCGGAGAAACTATTTCCGTGCCGAATCAGGCTTCCAATGAATATCGCGCCGCCTTGCTGCTTCAGGATCTCGGCTGGATAAAAATCTCGCCGAAATCCGATCCCGCCACTTTCTCGCAAAAAGATATCAGCGAAAACCCGTACAAACTGGTTTTCAAGGAAATGGACAATGCCCAGCAGGTTCGCGCCTTACCTGACGTCGACTACGGGGCGATTCAAGGTAATTTCGCCGTCTCGAGCGGTATGAAGTTAAACAGCGCTCTGAAGCTCGAGAATCCGGTCAAAGGCTTTATCAATGTGGTCACTATCGCAGGCAAAAATAAGGACGCGCAATTCGCCAAAGATATTATCGCAGGCTATCACTCCGCCGAATTCAAGCAATATATCCTTTCGAATGCACAGTATCAGGGCTATTTGTTGCCTGATTATCTGAAGTAA
- a CDS encoding isopenicillin N synthase family dioxygenase codes for MPHSTATSIPVIDLSKLDGSPEQRAEFLKELRVAARDIGFFYLVNHGVDSQLLADVQETSRQFFALPEQEKDRVAMIHSRHFRGYNRAASERTRGQPDWREQFDLGAERQPIPQTETSPAWSRLQGPNQWPESLPELKPLLLNWQQTMTAMSLKILRAFAETLSLPIDAFDPLYGDKPNEHIKLIRYPGRGDGESNQGVGAHKDSGFLSFLLQDRQKGLQVEVEEGHWVDALPIEGAFVVNIGELLELATNGYLRATVHRVVAPPAGQERLSLAFFLGAKLDAVVPVFQLPQDLAAQANGPESDPQNPLLRDVGWNYLKGRLRSHPDVAERYYADILVS; via the coding sequence ATGCCTCATTCTACAGCCACTTCAATTCCTGTTATTGACCTGTCCAAACTCGACGGGAGTCCTGAACAGCGCGCGGAGTTTCTAAAAGAACTCCGCGTTGCTGCGCGGGACATCGGATTTTTTTATCTTGTCAATCATGGTGTCGATTCGCAGTTGCTGGCCGACGTGCAAGAGACGTCGCGGCAGTTCTTTGCGCTGCCGGAGCAGGAAAAAGACCGCGTAGCGATGATTCATTCCCGCCATTTTCGCGGCTATAATCGCGCCGCCTCCGAGCGCACACGCGGTCAACCTGACTGGCGTGAACAGTTTGATCTTGGGGCCGAACGCCAGCCTATTCCGCAAACCGAGACATCGCCCGCATGGTCGCGTTTGCAGGGGCCTAACCAGTGGCCCGAGTCGTTGCCTGAACTTAAACCTCTGCTGCTGAACTGGCAGCAAACCATGACCGCCATGTCATTGAAAATCTTGCGCGCCTTTGCCGAAACGCTCTCCTTGCCCATTGATGCTTTCGACCCGCTGTACGGCGACAAGCCCAACGAGCATATCAAACTGATTCGCTATCCGGGCCGTGGCGACGGCGAGAGCAATCAGGGCGTGGGCGCTCACAAGGATTCCGGTTTTCTGAGCTTCCTGCTGCAGGACCGGCAAAAAGGGCTTCAGGTGGAAGTCGAAGAGGGGCATTGGGTCGATGCACTGCCGATTGAGGGGGCATTTGTCGTTAATATCGGCGAATTGCTGGAACTGGCCACCAATGGCTATCTACGCGCGACGGTGCACCGCGTAGTAGCGCCGCCTGCCGGGCAGGAACGCCTGTCGCTGGCCTTCTTCCTCGGCGCGAAACTCGACGCTGTGGTGCCGGTATTCCAGCTTCCCCAAGACCTGGCGGCGCAGGCCAACGGGCCGGAAAGCGATCCGCAGAATCCTCTGCTGCGCGACGTGGGCTGGAACTATCTCAAAGGCCGTCTGCGTTCGCATCCCGACGTGGCCGAGCGTTATTACGCCGATATTCTGGTGTCCTGA